Below is a window of Salvelinus alpinus chromosome 34, SLU_Salpinus.1, whole genome shotgun sequence DNA.
ggaggtaactctgggtcttcctttcctgtggcggtcctcatgagagccagtttcatcatagcacttgatggtttttgcaactgcacttgaagaaactttcaaagtcttggaaatttccagattgactgaccttcatgtcttaaagtaatgatggactgtcgtttgtctttgttatttgagctgttcttgccataatatggacttggtcttttaccaagtaggactatcttctgtattccacccctaccttgttacagcacaactgattggctcaaacacattaagaaggaaagaaattccacaaattaacttttaacaaggcataactgttaattgaaattcattccaggtgactacctcatgaagctggttgagagaatgccaagagtgtgcaaagctgtcatcaaggcaaagggtggctactttgaagaatctaaaatcaacaattttttggttactacatgtattatttcatagtgttgatgtcttcactattattctacaatgtagaaaatagtaaaaaaataaagaaaaacacttaaatgagtaggtgtgtccaaacttttgacaagtACTGTATAGTAACAATGAAATTATAAAACACTTACTATAAGATTTCAGATTTCTTacaactgtaaataaataaatacatagtgACAGTACAATTAACCAATATTGGCACTATTTGAGGGGCACAGAGACACCATTCAAATGTGTGCAGACTCATTACAACTTCAGCTTTAAGGACTAAGTGATTTCTTTCGTCTATGATCAAGAGAAAGTGGTATTGTTTCAATGAAATCatttagtattttttcatgttgaGAGCTCTTAACCCGGTTGAGAATATCACAGTGAGATGAAACCACAATGGCTGGATCCGCTAGACTGTTACCGTTCATATGCCGTCTCACAGGCTGGCCTCACTCGGTCTTTACTAGTTATCACAGTCATAAACCCcgcagattattattattatttttttaatcttcTTAAAAtgggattttaaacctaaccttaaccacactgcctACCccaaaccttaaattaagaccaaaaagcaacaaaaactaaaatcatgaatTCTTTCAACACGTCACTCCCTACGCAAATGTAGGCTGTGAAACCTGACACTTTCCATACAGCTCCAGTAGGAGAGTGAAAGGGGAGAGCAGACAGATGAGGCTTTCTGGCATTATAAGGCACAGGACCCTACAGCATTCACGGTGCGCTTTCGTACACACAAATGTCAGTCAGAACCGGTCCAGAAGCGCTCAAAATCTAAGAGGTTAATTAACAGAATGGATGCCATTAGTGTTGTAGGTGATATTATTTGGTCTGTCTCTTTATAAAAAAGCTTTAAGAAGTGGTTTTGAATGTTTCCCTGCATTATTTTCTATTTAATTTCACTGCAGGCACAATATGCTCGCTATAATCCATGTAGACACCAAGTTTAATCACAGGCATAAAATAAAGCTAATAACAATGTTTCCTCCCCAGATAGCAAAGCACGCTTAGCACCAATCATTAAAGCACTGATTACCAAATCCTCTTCATCTAGAGAAATGGCCTACGGAAATTAGAGTAATATTATCCATGTGGTATTTCTTTCTCCCCATTGTTTACTGGAGCCCTCTTTCTTTCCCAAGTTGTGGAGAAACCACTGTAACAAAAGTGATAAAAGCCCATCGGTGGGACTTTGATCTTGTCTTCTTGAATATTCCCTGTGTGCCGACTCCAAAGAtagaactacttttaaccattaACGTGTTAGCATCAAGTGCACCCTTCACAGATCTCTGTAAAGAGAAGTGTGCTGAATGAAGACATCAGGAGCAGCTACATTTATCAGATTTTCAGGAGAGATTCAGGCTCGTCGGGTATAGTAGGTGTGGTTTAAGAAGAGTTGAATTAAACATCTGGTGGGAAATGAAAATATTCCCGTTTGTCACCTTTCCTTGGCCTGCGTCATAGGCTACAACCAATCTATATCCTTGCTACAACACACCATGTTTGTTTCTAGTTCACATTTTTCTAAGGAGTCTGCACATCTGTGGTTTGCTATTACAAATGTTTGAGACATCAAGTAAAATTGTAAAAACTTAAGTAAAAAGTACTGATATGACATTGGAAATTACCACATAAAGCTGTATGATTACGATTTATTTCCGTTGAAAATATACCCATAAATTTATCATATGAAAACATTTATACAACCTTTAACATTGTATCACACATGTTGACACGCACATCCCTGCATTTACAAAGAGTTGCCCTTAATACAtcctttaatatatatatatattttttacagttaaaacatttaaacaaaaaCACCACAACTTTCAAATGTCATCAATTAAATACCCAGAAACCCCTTTTAGCCCATGGGAGGCATCAGGACATGCCAGCTTGAAGCATTGGGATAAAGAAATTAAGAGGGGATACAATACAACCCATAACTCAACGTGGCTGAGATTTGTCCTGTTCCAAGGGGGACATTGGTCAGTAAATCTTTACTATTGTGTCTAGTCTAGTCACTGACCATTTTTTTATGTTACATCAGGAGAATTTGCTGAGAGGAAAATCTGCCATTGATTTATAAGGTAATAAAAGGGGATTTAACATACAAATTTTATCACCTGTGGTCTTTTTCCAAGCAATAACCAACATTTTCAGCTGCTACTATTTCTTCAGCAAGAAGTTGTCTTGTGTTTTTCTAGTGATTTGAGCTGAAATCCCACTTAAAGTTGTAAATATCGTGTGTATAAATGTTCCTTGAGTTGAAGGTTGATTTGCTAAAATCCCTCTATACCTATCTTGAGGTGGTACAAAGGGAAACAATGACCTAGTTGAAAATATATGCAACAGGTCTCTTGGATAATGTTTGGAGGGATTTGCATGTGCATACAAACATACGTTATTTTACTGAACAGTGACAATACTGTTGTTACAATGAATTAACAAATACAAAGGCAGGTCAAACAACTTTGGACCCTATTATCCTTGATGATTACCCTGTCACACAACAAAGGCAGTACAcatacacgcacgcgcacactcACACCTGCAGCTCAGATGGGTATTAGACACAATTTACTCCACTGTCATCTCAACTTCTCCCGTCATTCCAAGAGACTTCCTTTCTCACCTTGGTGTCACGCGAGTCCACAACATCATTAGTCATTACATCACCAACTAGCACATGCCCAGCGGTGTATCACTGCATCACTGTCATATTGATATGTGGATTATATAGTATTATATCCAGTGTATTGTATGATTACATCATTTTATATAAACACGTCCACAGTATCATTGATAACTTTTCTATCAACATGTCCACTGAATCACTAGATCATCTTCATATCAACACCACTACATCGGTACATCACAACCATTTTCACGACTCCACTGTATCaaagaaatatttgcaaatgagATGCACTGTATTTTGTTTGTTACTATCATATGAGTTGGTCCGTTTGTTAAATTAAATCATTTTCATGTTGACTCGTCTGGGCCCGCTTGTCTCAGTTGCCTCCGCTGCTGTCCCGTTCGATTTGCGGGGAACGTACTCCATGTCAAAGTTGCTCTTGTGCCTTCCCTTCCCACGACTCCATGCAAACAGGAGGAGGAAACAGAATATGACCACGCCCAGGAAGGACAGGCAGCCCATTGCTGTGGAGATGATGATGGTCTTCAGGTCTATGGGGTTTGTCATATTGTACAGGACGGTCCCGTTGGCCCAGGTCCCGTTGGAGTCCGCCAGGAGTCCAATCTTGTTGGCGTAGAGCGATGTGTCGCTGATACCCAGGCTCTTAACCGCCAGCGAGGCCGACAGGCTGGCGTTGCCCGCCGCATTGCTGGCCACACACAGGTACACGCCGCTATCGTGCAGCTCTGCAGCCTTGATCTCCAGGGTGCCGTCGGTATGGACCGTCACTCTACCGGTGCTTTTCACTGTGACATACTGTCTGTGTGGCGTCACCCAGGCCATGGAGGGCCGAGGAGCCCCGTCTGCAATGCAGTTGAGCCGAACAGGCTTCCCCTCATCTGCCAGCAGCAGCTGGGTGGTGTTGGGCCCAATCCGGGGCTTGGTGCAGATCACGTACCGTGTCACCAGCGGCTCCTTGAGGTCCAGCAGGGGTTTCCCACGGAGGCGCTCAGGGGCACTGCACTCGGGCTGGGGGTCAGGGAGCTGCAGAAAGGGTGGCTTCCGGCCACTCAGCAGCCATAGGAGCCGGCAGTCGCACACCAGTGGGTTCCCCCCCATGAGCAGCGTCTGCAGGCTGTCAGGGGACTTGAACACAGCTCGCTCCACTGAGTCCAGCTGGTTGTGGGACACGTCCAACATATGTAGTGCTGGGAGGCCCAGGAAGGCCAGGGGTTCAATGTAAACCAGTTGAGCTCCTCGCAGGTGCAACTCCTGCAGTCGCGGAAGCTGGTCTAGCACCCCTTGCTGGATGTGCTGGATGTGGCAGAAGGACAGGTTGAGGTGCGTGAGGTAGGGCAGGTTGCGTAGAGCATGGCCGGGGAAGGACGACAAGTTGGTATTGGTGACAGAGAGCGTGGTGAGGTTGAGGCTATGTAGTGACAGAGCGGGTAAGACTTCCAACCAGGGCCAGTAGTCGATCTCCAGGTGGCGAAGACGGGGAAGTCTCTTGAAGGAATAGGGCTTCAGGGTGCCGATGCCCAAGTGGCGCAGGCGGAGCTCCACCAGGCTGTGCAGGTGCCCCAGGGCATCGGTGGGCACCACAGTCAGGTTGCAGCGCTCCAGGGTGAGGCTCTGTAGGCCCAGCAGGCCCGTGAAGGCCCTCTGGGAGATGAACACCAGCTCATTGTCGCCTACCTCCAGGGACACCAGCCTCCGAAGGTCCTGGAAGCCATGGTCCAGCAGCACCACCAGCCTGTTGTGGCTGAGGTCCAGACTTGTGAGGTTGGCCAGGCCGGAGAGCACGCCGGCAGGGACCAGCTGGAGGAGGTTGCTGTGGAAGTTCAGCGAGCGCAGGGAGAGCTGAAATTTGAAGGAGCCCGGTTCGACCACGCCAATCAGGTTATCGCTGAGGTCCAGATCCTCCAGTTGTAGGAAGGAGGAGAAGTTGTCTGGGGTGATGCTCCGCAGCTTGTTCTTGCTCAGGTCCAGAAGCCGGGTCTCGATGGGGATGCCCTCAGGGATGGTGGGCAGGCGCTTGCGATGGCAGCTGACTGACTTGGTCTGGGCGGAGCAATCGCAGCGGGCGGGGCAGCCCATGGCGCAGCTAGCCAGCAGTAGCAGCAGAGCCCCACCCAGAAGAGGGTGGCAGTGGTACAGGGCGAAGCGCCGCATAACTTTTACCCACGCTGCCCTCTGATACGACACAGCTTCGTATCCTTGCAGACCACCATCACTGTATAGCCCTGCAACACAAACACAGGGAGGAGTGCATTAGAATACCTACCATGAATTATCCTGCAAAATAGCACTGTTTGTTATACAAAGCTTTACTGCCAACAAAGCTTTGCCCTGATGCTATTTTTCCCCCACCATGCATCACTCTGTTGTCcatttcttgctctctctccgtcCTTTCTCACCCTTTCTTTCCTATTACACTATCAACACTTTTCTTCTTTTATCAGCAGTATTCTTTTCCGCCAAAAGGAAGTATACTGAAATTTAAATCTAATCAAACTTAATTTAAAGTGAATTAAAACACCAATACACTTTACGGAAAATGGGCAATAACATTGAGCTGCAACAGAGTGGGACAGCTTATGCAAAATACAAATACTAATCAATGTGTAAGCAAAAGGTTGAAGGGTATCTAGTGTGTTAAAAAACAAGGAGCAAGTTGTTCTAAGGCTTGTGGCCAAGACTGACCCTGGTCACATCATAAAGACTAGGCAGAAACCCTATTGGACGCAAGGAGGTGGGAGACGGGAGTTGACCCAGGGGCAATTCTGTTCCCCCAGGAGCCGCACTTTAAATGGAGAAGGATGGGAAAACCCCTCCTATAGACAACAGGTTGTTGGCATAGCAGATGGTCTGAGATGTTTACCTGAATGCATCTGTTTTGTATTCTGTTAACCTTGCCTATTATGGATCATACTCTGACTATTTTTTCCTGTtacacatttttttaaagaataaagcataggctacagtaagggaaaaaactatttgatcccctgctgattttgtacgtttgaccactgacaaagaaatgatcagtctataatttgaatggtaggtttattgaacagtgagagacagaataaaaaaaacacatgtcaaaaatcttataaattgatttgcattttaatgagggaaataagtatttgacccctctgcaaaacatgacttagtacttggtggcaaaacccttgttggcaatcacagaggtcagatgtttcttgtagttggccaccaggtttgcaggggatcaaatacttttttcactcactgtatatagcaaAACACTGTAACGCAGTTTAGGATTGGTAGCAGCACACATTGTCAAATCATTGTAAACAAGCACAAAACACTGCAGAGGTGAGCAGTTGGTAAGCATAAATACAGATATATGTGTATATGCTGCTGCTGAGGTGGGTAACAATTACTAAATAGATGGGCcgagtacatacatacacacgtcatacacacacacacaaacacacacagcactcacCCCGACTCTGAATAGCTGCACTCTGGTGTCTTCCCTCCCATCCTTCTCCCTTTTCCACCCTATATATCTGCTGCTgcttctctactgttctctcatCTTCTGGTCCTAATTTTTCACACCCCTTCCTCActccttttttctctttctctctctcgtcgtCATTGCCTGGGAGAAGCCCCATACTCTCCATTTTCCATTCCCCGCAGGCTGTGTTTTATCGATCGTGACACAGATCAGATGCCAGGAATGTATCCTTTTAACAAAGAGCAGGCCATTGCCATAGCAACCACAAACCCTCCCTCCCATCCGCTCTTTGTGGTCTGCCAATCAAATTAATGAAAAAGAATAAAGGAAAAAACATGATTTGAATATATTTGAAATAGTTGCTTCATTAACTTGCAAGCATCAAGTTTACAGTCTCTCAACTGTCAGCCTGCCTGGCTATTTGTCGAGCTGTCTGATTGCCTATCCCTCTGCTGGTCTCTGGGTATCTATCTACCTTCAATCTGTCTGGGTCTTCTTATTGGTCTGCCTTTACCTATCGGgtacttgtctgtctgtctctcttcagactgtgtatgtgtgtgtgtctgtgtgccaatTAGTATTTCCGACAATCTGTCAGTGAGTCTAAGTCTGTCTCTGGATCTGTCCATCTACCTGTCTCTATCAGTCTATCAAGTTACCGGTCTATACGTCTCACTGCTGGTGTATCTATTGGTCTGTACAGAATGTCTTGTCAATTAGTCAGTCTTCTAACAGGATGCCAGTGTGCTTGGTCTGGTCTGGCACATCCTGACTCCCTTGGAGCTGTGCCATACTTTTAGAGCCCTTTGGACCACCAGACTTGTTGGACAGTGGAAAACATACCTGAGAAGGCTGGGTTAGAAGAGAAGGGTAAGGAGTCATTCAGTAGGGCAGACCCACAGGGTATAGAGCTTTTTGGGATTATGTTTAGAATTGGATTAGAGACGCAGTGAAACTGTAGAAAATCTGACAGGCAAATGAGAGCCTAGGGGAGACGCATGAGTcacggtgggagagagagagagagagagagagagagagaaatgcagaCAAAGATAACAGGAAATATGTTTTAAAAAATGGAGGCAGAGCTAAGCCTGTGGTAGATTGGATGAAAGCTTAATTTGCTTGCTGAGTTCATTGGAGTTTTATAATGTGATTCATTCCAGCAACACAAGTGTAAAGAATTTAATAGGAACCTGCAGATACTTCTAGACtctgaattatatatatatacagtggggcaaaaaagtatttagtcagccaccaattgtgcaagttctcccacttaaaaagatgagagaggcctgtaattttcatcataggtacacttcaactatgacagacaaaatgagaaaagaaattccagaaaatcacattgtaggattttttatgaatttatttgcaaattatggtggaaaataagtatttggtcacctacaaacaagcaagatttctggctctcacagacatgtaacttcttctttaagaggctcctctgtcctccactcgttacctgtattaatggcacctgtttgaacttgttatcagtataaaagacacctgtccacaacctcaaacagtcacactccaaactccactatggccaagaccaaagagctgtcaaaggacaccagaaacaaaattgtagacctgcaacaggctgggaagactgaatctgcaataggtaagcagcttggtttgaagaaatcaactgtgggagcaattattaggaaatggaagacatacaagaccactgataatctccctctatctggggctccacgcaagatctcaccccgtggggtcaaaatgatcacaagaacggtgagcaaaaatcccagaaccacacggggggacctagtgaatgacctgcagagagctgggaccaagtAACAAAGCCTATCATCAGCAAGgtcattgaagatgaaacgtggctgggtctttcagcatgacaatgatcccaaacacgaaggagtggcttcgtaagaagcatttcaaggtcctggagtggccaagccagtctccagatctcaaccccatagaaaatctttggagggagttgaaagtccgtgttgcccagcaacagccccaaaacatcactgctctagaggagatctgcatggaggaatgggccaaaataccagcaacagtgtgtgaaaaccttgtgaagacttacagaaaacgtttgacctctgtcattgccaacaaagggtatataacaaagtattgagataaacttttgttattgaccaaatacttattttccaccataatttgcaaataaattcattaaaaatcctacaatgtgattttctggatatttttttctcattttggctgtcatagttgaagtgtacctatgatgaaacttacaggcctctctcatctttttaagtgggagaacttgcacaattggtggctgactaaatacttttttgccccactgtatatacacacacaaaagtatgtggacaccccttcaaattgagGGATTTGGCTATCATAGccaaacccgttgctgacaggtgtataacatcgagcacacagtcatgcaatctctatagacaaacattggcagtagaatggccttactgaagagctcagtgactttcaacgtggcactgtcataggatgccacctttccaacaagtcagttcatcaaatttctgccctgctagagctgccccggtcaactgtaagtgctgttattgtgaagttgaaacatctaggagaaacaacggctcaaccgcgaagtagtaggccacacaagctaacagaacggcACCGCCGAGTGTTGAAgtacgtaaaaatcatctgtcctcggttgcaaaatTCACTAACGACTTCCAAACTGActctgaaagcaacgtcagcacaataactgttcatcgtgagattcatgaaatgggtttccatggctgagcagattaccatgcgcaatgccaagcatcggctggagtagtgtaacgcttgccaccattggactctgtagcagtggaaacaccttccctggagtgatgaatcacgctttttcatggttcgggctaggccccctagttccagtgaagggaaatcttaatgctacagcatacaatgacattctagactattctgtgcttccaattttgagttaacagtttagggaaggccctttcctgtttcagtatgacaatgccccagtgcacaaagcgaggtccatgcagaaatggtttgtcgagattggtgtggaagaacttgactggcctgcacagatccctgacctcaaccccaatgaacacctttgggatgaattggaacgccgactgcgagccagacctaattgcCATACATCAATGTCCGACCACattaatgctcgtggctgaatggaagcaagtccccaccgcaatgttccaacatctagttgaaagccttcccagaagagtagtggctgttatagcagcaaattgGCTATCTTCAaataatagataataaacatatcaaaaatgtaaaattaaactaccggtcaaaagttttagaacacctagtcattcaaggtttttcttttatatttactattttctacattgtatactaatagtgaagacatcaaaactatgaaataaataacacatatggaatcatgtattcatCATGTATGTATAACAAATAATCACTATTATTTGTTTCAATGTTCATACAAGCAGTATACGACATACTCTCAGAACTTCATCTCCATTTTCTGTAGTCAACAATCCATATTCACTCAATTCCAGATCAGTTACATGACCAGCCAATTAGTGTGGTTTTTTTTTCTGACACAAGTGCACAATGCATGATAGCACAGGGAGACCCAATTAgttcattagaatgaatgttcaCCAGCCATGCTTAATTATTGATTTAGAAGTAATTATTTTGCAGATGATTATTCATTTTATTGATGTGCCTGGGACTTGCTGGAGGGTATTTATTAGACCCATGTTCTGCCTTGCGTGATGTAGCTACAGTTCTGGCCTCAAAGATATGCAGCAATGTGGTATCATCATACACAGTGTGGCGACTTCCTGCTTACAATAGTACAATTTAAATCTGATAAGACTGACACGGTTAGCTCTTCCCATTTTGGACATGCCTCAAGAGAGGGTGCAAATCTGGAAAAGCCAATAGCAACCATCTTGGCAGATTTGAAGTTTGTTCTTGTTGCTCATCccattcagtggtggaaaaagtaaaagtaaagataccttaatagaaaatgactcaagtaaaaggttaagtcacccagtaaaatccaacttgagtaaaagtctaaaagtacttGGCATTAAATATACTTACATATCAAAAgttaaagtaaaagtataaataatttcaaattccttatattaagcaaactagacggcaccattttcttgttcttgtttttgtttaatttacagagccacgctccaacactcagacataatttacaaacaaagcatgtgtttagtgagtccgccagtagggatgaccaggatgttctcttgataagtatgtgaattggaccattttccggtcctgctaagcattccaaATGTAACGAGAACTTTTGggtttcagggaaaatgtatggagtaaaaagtacatcattttctttaggaatgtagtgaaataaaaatatatatagttaagtaaagataccccccaaaaaactacttaattagtactttcaagtatttttacttaattacTTTACGCCACTGATCCCATGAATGATGTCATATCGCTAAGTCTATCTTTGACTCAGTAAAACGGAGCTCCAATATATAGCTCTAGTCTCAACTGTAGCTATGAACAGCTTTCCTATTTGGTTACCCCTGGCTTTAGCTAtaatatttttaaataaaatatatttgccGTAAACAATTATTGTGGCCATGTACTGCAGAGCACACAATATTTATACAACAGTACTGTCTCTTAATGTTAAATTAAGCCCAAAGGTTCCATTTAGTTAATTTCCTACTATAATAGTGGCATGTATAATGAGATTATTGCACATGAGTGAGTTCACATGTATGCATTTTAGCGCAGCGACGTGAGCACAACCCATAACATGTTCTGCATGATAACACACATTTGCCTGGCTGACTTGGAGTGAGACATCATTGGGCTAGACATAATAATTGCTCGACATAATATTTTGTATTCACCTACTGTAGAATAGATTAAACAGATGTGTGTGCAGAATAACTGCACATGTTTACTTACCAATTACTGAGTACTTAGATAGGTCGTTTAACTGTTTAGAAGACTGGAACTTATTGTCCATGCATTATACacggagtatacaaaacatttccatgtgATACACTAACCAGGTGAatgcaggtgaaagctatgatcgcttattgatgtcacttggtaaatccactttaatcagtgtagatgaggggaggagacaggttaaagaaggatttttaagccttgagccaattgaaacatggattgtgtatatgtacAATTCATTCAATTCATTTATACAGTTCTATATATATaccaactgtatgtatgtgtgtatatatatacactgctcaaaaaaataaagggaacactaaaataacacatcctagatctgaatgaatgaaatactcttattaaatacttttttctttacatagttgaatgtgctgacaacaaaatcacacaaaaatgatcaatggaaatcaaatttatcaacccatggaggtctggatttggagtcacactcaaaattaaagtggaaaaccacactacaggctgatccaactttgatgtaatgtccttaaaacaagtcaaaatgaggctcagtagtgtgtgtggcctccacgtgcctgtatgacctccctacaacgcctgggcatgctcctgatgaggtggcggatggtctcctgagggatctcctcccagacctggactaaagcatccgccaactcctggacagtctgtggtgcaacgtggcgttggtggatggagcgagacatgatgtcccagatgtgctcaattggattcaggtctggggaacgggcgggccagtccatagcatcaatgccttcctcttgctggaactgctgacacactccagccacatgaggtctagcattgtcttgcattaggaggaacccagggccaaccgcaccagcatatggtctcacaaggggtctgaggatctcatctcggtacctaatggcagtcaggctacctctggcgagcacatggagggctgtgcggccccccaaagaaatgccaccccacaccatgactgacccaccgccaaaccggtcatgctggaggatgttgcaggcagcagaacgttctccacggcgtctccaggctctgtcacgtctgtcacatgtgctcag
It encodes the following:
- the LOC139563614 gene encoding leucine-rich repeat and immunoglobulin-like domain-containing nogo receptor-interacting protein 2 codes for the protein MRRFALYHCHPLLGGALLLLLASCAMGCPARCDCSAQTKSVSCHRKRLPTIPEGIPIETRLLDLSKNKLRSITPDNFSSFLQLEDLDLSDNLIGVVEPGSFKFQLSLRSLNFHSNLLQLVPAGVLSGLANLTSLDLSHNRLVVLLDHGFQDLRRLVSLEVGDNELVFISQRAFTGLLGLQSLTLERCNLTVVPTDALGHLHSLVELRLRHLGIGTLKPYSFKRLPRLRHLEIDYWPWLEVLPALSLHSLNLTTLSVTNTNLSSFPGHALRNLPYLTHLNLSFCHIQHIQQGVLDQLPRLQELHLRGAQLVYIEPLAFLGLPALHMLDVSHNQLDSVERAVFKSPDSLQTLLMGGNPLVCDCRLLWLLSGRKPPFLQLPDPQPECSAPERLRGKPLLDLKEPLVTRYVICTKPRIGPNTTQLLLADEGKPVRLNCIADGAPRPSMAWVTPHRQYVTVKSTGRVTVHTDGTLEIKAAELHDSGVYLCVASNAAGNASLSASLAVKSLGISDTSLYANKIGLLADSNGTWANGTVLYNMTNPIDLKTIIISTAMGCLSFLGVVIFCFLLLFAWSRGKGRHKSNFDMEYVPRKSNGTAAEATETSGPRRVNMKMI